In Afipia sp. GAS231, a single window of DNA contains:
- a CDS encoding NADPH-dependent FMN reductase, with amino-acid sequence MGNRILVFYGSYRSDRMGIRLAHFVVDGFRARGDDVELIDAKAVDLPMLDRMYKEHPKGQAPERLETLAGKIRGADGFVFVTGEYNWGIQPGLKNLTDHFLEEWFWRPAAIASYSAGRFSGARAALAWHGTLSEMGMVVISSSLAVGPIAQTLTEEGKPTAEGGGKGLAHAFPRFAEDLSWWMEAAKMQRARKPPPY; translated from the coding sequence ATGGGCAACCGCATTCTCGTTTTCTACGGCTCCTACCGTTCCGACCGCATGGGTATCCGGCTCGCGCACTTCGTCGTCGACGGGTTTCGCGCCCGCGGCGACGATGTCGAATTGATCGACGCCAAGGCGGTCGATCTGCCGATGCTGGACCGGATGTACAAGGAACATCCGAAGGGGCAGGCGCCCGAGCGGCTGGAAACACTCGCCGGAAAGATCCGCGGCGCCGACGGTTTTGTGTTCGTCACCGGCGAATACAACTGGGGCATTCAGCCCGGGTTGAAAAACCTCACCGATCATTTTCTCGAAGAATGGTTCTGGCGCCCCGCGGCGATTGCGAGCTATTCGGCCGGGCGTTTTTCCGGCGCCCGCGCGGCGCTGGCCTGGCACGGCACGCTCTCCGAGATGGGCATGGTGGTGATTTCGAGCAGCCTTGCGGTCGGGCCGATTGCGCAGACGCTGACCGAAGAAGGCAAGCCGACTGCCGAGGGCGGCGGCAAGGGATTGGCGCACGCGTTTCCGCGGTTTGCGGAAGATCTGTCGTGGTGGATGGAGGCGGCGAAGATGCAGCGGGCGAGGAAGCCGCCGCCGTATTAG
- a CDS encoding septal ring lytic transglycosylase RlpA family protein, whose protein sequence is MSSIDAAGHSFVDVAGRVQRDAGVVSPISAGKIVRLMAVALAAASLAACAQSSVVSQRSDFRTSRQASLERDRTPSLMKTRVVATRKHTPFASRNDAAGTKAASQGLASFYSEGTKTASGEKFDARELTAAHPTLPFGTMLRVTDVKSGRSVTVRVNDRGPYVPGRIVDVSHSAAAELGMIGKGVANVRLDVVR, encoded by the coding sequence ATGTCGTCCATCGACGCTGCAGGTCATTCGTTCGTCGACGTCGCAGGCCGCGTACAGCGTGATGCCGGTGTGGTCTCACCCATCAGCGCCGGGAAAATCGTCAGGCTGATGGCAGTAGCTCTTGCGGCAGCTTCGCTCGCAGCCTGCGCCCAGTCCTCTGTCGTCAGCCAAAGGTCTGACTTCCGCACCAGCCGCCAGGCATCGCTGGAACGCGATCGAACGCCATCCCTGATGAAGACGCGCGTGGTGGCCACGCGGAAGCATACGCCGTTCGCTTCTCGCAACGATGCCGCCGGAACCAAAGCTGCGTCGCAGGGGCTGGCGAGTTTCTACAGCGAGGGGACGAAGACCGCGAGCGGAGAAAAATTCGACGCGCGCGAACTGACCGCGGCGCATCCGACCCTGCCGTTCGGCACCATGTTGCGTGTGACCGACGTCAAGTCCGGTCGTTCGGTGACGGTGCGCGTCAATGATCGCGGACCGTATGTGCCCGGGCGTATCGTCGACGTCTCTCATTCGGCGGCGGCTGAACTTGGAATGATCGGAAAGGGTGTCGCAAACGTAAGACTCGATGTGGTGCGGTAA
- the pdxY gene encoding pyridoxal kinase PdxY codes for MNVISIQSQVAFGHVGNSAAVFPMQMHGIDVTAVPTTLLSNRPGYPTLRGRVLDAQLVSDLLLGIEERGAVDACSMILSGYLGSADIAAVVADFVARAKARNPALLYCCDPVLGDRDRGLFVQTDIPPVVRDRLCPLADIITPNHFEFEVLAGAAATTTAEVIAQAQTLLARGPSTVVITSAELSDTPDGEIETLAVEEAQSWRVRTPKLAISPSGTGDLFASLFAAARVRGNTTPQALGHAASAIFAVLERTAAAGTEEMRIVASAEQLVHPKRRFDAVAIGA; via the coding sequence ATGAATGTGATTTCGATTCAGTCGCAGGTCGCCTTCGGCCATGTCGGCAACAGCGCTGCCGTGTTTCCGATGCAGATGCACGGCATCGATGTAACCGCGGTGCCGACCACGCTGTTGAGCAACCGGCCGGGCTACCCGACCCTCCGCGGCCGGGTGCTGGACGCCCAACTGGTTTCAGATTTGCTGCTCGGCATCGAGGAGCGCGGCGCGGTCGATGCGTGCAGCATGATCCTGTCGGGCTATCTCGGCTCGGCCGACATCGCAGCCGTAGTCGCAGACTTCGTCGCGCGCGCCAAGGCGCGCAACCCCGCGCTGCTCTATTGCTGCGATCCCGTGCTCGGCGATCGCGACCGCGGCCTGTTCGTGCAAACAGACATTCCGCCTGTCGTGCGCGACCGGCTCTGTCCGCTCGCCGATATCATCACGCCCAATCATTTCGAGTTCGAAGTTCTCGCAGGTGCCGCGGCCACGACAACCGCAGAGGTCATCGCGCAGGCGCAAACACTGCTGGCGCGCGGCCCGTCGACGGTCGTCATCACCAGCGCCGAATTGTCGGACACGCCGGACGGAGAGATCGAGACCCTCGCCGTCGAGGAAGCGCAAAGCTGGCGCGTGCGCACGCCAAAGCTTGCGATCAGCCCGTCCGGCACCGGCGATCTCTTTGCCTCGCTGTTCGCTGCCGCGCGCGTTCGGGGCAACACCACGCCGCAAGCGCTCGGCCACGCCGCTTCCGCGATCTTTGCCGTGCTGGAGCGCACCGCGGCTGCAGGCACCGAGGAAATGCGCATCGTCGCGAGCGCCGAACAGCTCGTTCACCCGAAACGGCGGTTTGATGCCGTGGCGATTGGAGCGTAG
- a CDS encoding DUF2312 domain-containing protein, which translates to MSDITIPGGKIRSFVERVENIDAELQELNEQKKEIFAEAKGEGFDVKILKEIIKLRKQDKDERDEREGLLDLYMRAMDTAPPEKAAKAA; encoded by the coding sequence ATGTCAGACATCACCATTCCCGGCGGCAAAATTCGTTCCTTCGTCGAACGGGTCGAGAACATCGACGCCGAGTTGCAGGAGCTGAACGAGCAGAAGAAGGAAATCTTTGCGGAGGCCAAGGGCGAGGGGTTTGACGTGAAAATCCTCAAGGAGATCATCAAGCTGCGGAAGCAGGACAAGGACGAACGCGACGAGCGCGAAGGCCTGCTCGATCTCTACATGCGCGCGATGGATACGGCGCCGCCGGAAAAGGCCGCGAAGGCGGCCTGA
- a CDS encoding IS110 family transposase → MTQTIITTAGIDTSKAKLDVAVHDRSERWRVANALPGWRALAANLSKAGVTRVGIEATGGYERGVVEYLRKAGFTVLVLQPTQVKAFGRVHLRRAKNDALDAFLIAACTATLDQPKTAPDPRLAQLAGYLTFLEQIEEDIARHKTRLEHIDEPGLRRIVNSDIVRLKARRAAQIRDIAKRLRASDDLAMRLNLVLSIPGIGERTALALLIRMPELGQVSREEAAALAGLAPFDDDSGKHKGLRRIAGGRSRLRRSLFAAALPAAFRWNKALVALYARLTAAGKAHTAALIACARKLLIYANTVVQRGTPWTEKAA, encoded by the coding sequence ATGACACAGACTATCATAACGACGGCTGGAATCGATACATCCAAGGCCAAACTGGACGTTGCTGTTCATGATCGGTCCGAGCGCTGGCGGGTTGCCAATGCTTTACCTGGCTGGCGCGCCTTGGCGGCCAACCTGTCCAAAGCCGGCGTGACGCGCGTCGGGATCGAGGCGACGGGCGGCTATGAACGCGGTGTGGTGGAGTATTTGCGCAAGGCGGGCTTCACCGTGCTGGTGCTGCAGCCGACCCAGGTCAAGGCTTTTGGCCGGGTCCATCTGCGTCGCGCCAAGAACGATGCGCTCGATGCGTTCTTGATCGCGGCTTGCACAGCGACACTCGATCAGCCGAAGACTGCGCCAGATCCTCGACTGGCACAACTGGCTGGATATCTGACCTTTCTCGAACAGATCGAGGAAGACATCGCGCGTCACAAGACCCGGCTCGAACATATCGACGAACCTGGCCTGCGGCGCATTGTTAACAGCGACATCGTCCGGCTGAAGGCACGACGGGCCGCGCAGATACGCGACATTGCCAAGCGACTTCGCGCCAGTGACGATCTTGCCATGCGACTCAATCTGGTGCTGAGCATTCCCGGCATCGGAGAACGCACGGCGCTGGCGCTTCTGATCCGCATGCCCGAGCTTGGGCAAGTCAGCCGCGAGGAAGCTGCAGCCTTGGCCGGCCTGGCTCCCTTCGACGACGACAGCGGAAAACATAAAGGCCTACGTCGCATAGCTGGCGGGCGAAGTCGCCTACGCCGCTCCCTGTTCGCGGCTGCCCTCCCAGCGGCCTTCCGCTGGAACAAGGCACTCGTCGCGCTCTATGCCCGCCTGACGGCCGCTGGAAAGGCCCACACCGCAGCGCTCATCGCTTGCGCCCGAAAGCTCCTGATCTACGCCAACACCGTGGTCCAGCGCGGTACGCCGTGGACCGAAAAAGCCGCCTAG
- a CDS encoding cupin domain-containing protein, with the protein MNKPEKTSTPVNPPNLRSTIVAASSMPWQPTQFAGIEMKILYSDDEGRSTILFKMAPGAVVPLHEHTALEQTFMLEGSLEDAEGSCGPGDFVWRPGGNIHVAHAPNGATFLSVFNRPNRFFDGTKFFTAAGEN; encoded by the coding sequence ATGAACAAGCCCGAAAAAACCTCAACGCCTGTCAATCCGCCAAACCTTCGCTCGACCATCGTCGCCGCCTCAAGCATGCCCTGGCAGCCGACGCAGTTCGCCGGCATCGAGATGAAGATTCTCTACAGCGATGACGAGGGGCGCTCCACCATCCTGTTCAAGATGGCGCCCGGCGCCGTGGTGCCGCTGCACGAGCACACCGCGCTCGAACAGACCTTCATGCTCGAAGGCTCGCTGGAAGACGCCGAGGGAAGCTGCGGGCCGGGCGACTTCGTGTGGCGGCCGGGCGGCAATATCCACGTCGCGCATGCGCCCAATGGAGCGACGTTCCTGTCCGTGTTCAACCGTCCGAACAGATTCTTCGACGGCACCAAGTTTTTTACGGCGGCAGGCGAAAACTGA
- a CDS encoding SDR family NAD(P)-dependent oxidoreductase codes for MTKRLEGKVALVTGASKGIGAEIAVRLAAEGAAVAVNYSASKQAAERVVAAITAKGGKAVAVHGNLTDAGQVKSAVAETVKALGPIDILVNNAGLYEFAPLDGITPEHFHRHFDLNVLGLLLVSQEAARHFNEAGGSIVNISSGVSTLAPPNTAVYTATKASVDAISSVLSKELAPRKIRVNTVNPGMIATEGVVSAGLHEGDMRKWIESATPQGRIGKVEEIAAAVAFFASDDASYITGETLHVTGGLH; via the coding sequence ATGACCAAGAGACTTGAAGGTAAAGTGGCGCTGGTAACCGGCGCATCGAAGGGTATCGGCGCCGAAATCGCGGTTCGCCTCGCCGCCGAGGGTGCGGCGGTCGCGGTCAACTACAGCGCCAGCAAGCAGGCGGCCGAGCGCGTGGTCGCGGCCATCACCGCCAAGGGCGGCAAAGCCGTTGCCGTGCACGGCAATCTCACCGACGCCGGCCAGGTGAAATCGGCGGTGGCCGAGACCGTGAAGGCATTGGGCCCGATCGACATCCTCGTCAACAATGCCGGGCTCTACGAGTTCGCGCCGCTGGACGGCATTACGCCTGAGCACTTCCACAGGCATTTCGATCTCAACGTGCTCGGCCTGCTGCTGGTCTCGCAGGAAGCCGCAAGACACTTCAACGAGGCGGGCGGCAGCATCGTCAACATCAGTTCCGGCGTATCGACGTTGGCACCGCCGAACACCGCCGTCTACACCGCGACCAAGGCTTCGGTGGACGCCATCTCCTCGGTACTGTCCAAGGAACTGGCACCGCGGAAGATCCGCGTCAACACCGTCAACCCCGGCATGATCGCCACCGAAGGCGTGGTTTCCGCAGGGTTGCACGAAGGCGACATGCGCAAGTGGATCGAATCCGCCACGCCGCAGGGCCGGATCGGCAAGGTCGAGGAGATCGCGGCGGCGGTGGCGTTCTTTGCGTCGGATGATGCTTCGTACATCACCGGTGAAACCTTGCACGTGACGGGCGGCTTGCACTAG
- a CDS encoding helix-turn-helix transcriptional regulator, which produces MVQFVHPQREDITLAGVLAALADPMRLRIVKSLMEEKDCMSCTAAAPCPDMAKSTLSNHFRILREAGLIQTSKKGVEHRNVVRAADINARFPKLLKTILGFSEQA; this is translated from the coding sequence ATGGTGCAATTCGTTCATCCGCAGCGCGAGGACATCACATTGGCCGGCGTGCTGGCAGCGCTCGCGGACCCGATGCGGCTGCGCATCGTCAAAAGCCTGATGGAAGAGAAGGATTGCATGTCCTGCACGGCCGCAGCGCCGTGCCCCGACATGGCCAAATCGACGCTGTCGAACCATTTTCGCATTCTGCGCGAAGCCGGACTGATCCAGACCTCGAAAAAAGGCGTCGAGCACCGCAATGTCGTCCGCGCGGCGGATATCAATGCGCGCTTTCCGAAATTGCTGAAGACGATTTTGGGATTTTCGGAGCAGGCATAG
- a CDS encoding PaaI family thioesterase, whose protein sequence is MSSPSTPSTPLPFDQLLHAVGSRRSSYGYISGLALDRAAPGEVWTSLKYRPVFVGDTETGVIHGGVVTAMLDETCGMAVQLALDGTRSIATLDLRIDYQKPATPGLDIRAHSVCYRVTRSIAFVRATAYQETEDEPVATATACFMVGANRTNMLTRPTEHEFGTPPKLEAPADTTGLFGNSPFARWLGIRDHDDGTLVMPFSPQIIGNPILPAIHGGMTGAFLETTAIVGVTRELGASATPKPIGLTVNYLRSGRALDSYASVSIVKQGMRIVAFEAQAWQDDRAKPIATAFGHFMLRRTADTDEE, encoded by the coding sequence ATGTCCAGCCCTTCCACGCCCTCCACGCCCCTCCCGTTCGATCAACTTCTCCATGCCGTCGGCAGCCGCCGCTCGTCTTACGGCTACATCAGCGGGCTGGCGCTCGACCGCGCCGCGCCCGGCGAGGTCTGGACCAGCCTCAAGTACCGGCCGGTGTTCGTCGGCGACACCGAGACCGGCGTGATCCATGGCGGCGTGGTCACGGCGATGCTGGACGAGACCTGCGGTATGGCGGTGCAGCTCGCACTCGACGGCACCCGCTCGATCGCGACCCTGGACCTGCGGATCGACTACCAGAAGCCGGCGACGCCGGGGCTCGACATCCGCGCGCATTCGGTCTGCTACCGCGTCACCCGCTCGATCGCGTTCGTGCGCGCCACCGCCTACCAGGAGACCGAGGACGAACCGGTCGCCACCGCGACCGCCTGCTTCATGGTCGGCGCCAACCGCACCAACATGCTGACGCGACCGACCGAACATGAATTCGGCACGCCGCCGAAGCTGGAGGCGCCGGCCGATACCACCGGGCTGTTCGGCAACAGCCCGTTCGCGCGCTGGCTCGGCATTCGCGACCATGATGACGGCACGCTGGTGATGCCGTTCTCGCCACAGATCATCGGCAATCCGATCCTGCCCGCCATCCATGGCGGCATGACCGGCGCGTTCCTCGAAACCACCGCGATCGTCGGCGTCACGCGCGAACTCGGCGCGTCCGCAACGCCGAAGCCGATCGGCCTCACGGTGAATTATCTCCGCTCCGGACGGGCGCTCGATAGCTATGCCAGCGTCTCGATCGTCAAGCAGGGCATGCGCATCGTCGCCTTCGAGGCCCAGGCGTGGCAGGACGACCGCGCCAAACCGATCGCCACGGCGTTCGGGCACTTCATGCTGCGGCGGACGGCGGATACGGACGAGGAATAG
- a CDS encoding ArsR family transcriptional regulator has product MAASAGAGADAVGRRHDCMSCTAAAPCPDMVKSTLSNHFRVLCEAGLIQTSKKGVEHRNIVREADINARFPKLLKTILGFSEQG; this is encoded by the coding sequence ATCGCTGCGTCCGCCGGCGCCGGTGCCGACGCGGTAGGGCGTAGGCACGATTGCATGTCCTGCACGGCCGCAGCGCCGTGCCCCGACATGGTCAAATCAACCCTGTCGAACCATTTTCGCGTTCTGTGCGAAGCCGGATTGATCCAGACCTCGAAAAAAGGCGTCGAACACCGCAACATCGTCCGCGAAGCGGATATCAACGCGCGCTTTCCGAAGTTGCTGAAGACGATTCTGGGATTTTCGGAGCAGGGGTAG
- a CDS encoding AAA family ATPase, with product MTFKFSIPTPTGPLNFEVETGTSLLFVGANGGGKTRLATKIEELLGETAHRISAHRALVLNPTIPKIAEQDALLGLRLGYHGEGASIIHRLGQRWKGKAATLILNDYDYILQSLFAEQANTALDTHRNARAGAGKTATATKFEKLIEIWDRILPHRKLDITGDDIQTFVADSGVKYSAAEMSDGERAIFYLIGQTLVAARDSLIIFDEPELHIHRSIMSRLWDELEAARPDCAMVFISHDLEFVASREGQKYVLRDYDPVNGWTIEAVPDDTGFSEEITTLILGSRKPVLFVEGRGDSLDQAIYRACYPNWTIIPRGACEEVIHAVITMRANSNLTRAACAGIVDADAYDATEIEFFRKKGIAILPVSEIENLFLLPSVVEAIAKSEGYLLEALQAKVSSVLEELFVQAAIPENQTPIVMRYCRRRIDRTLKKIDFGDAEDVAMLAADYVAQTSGIDISALAKMASESIQESIAEKNAPELLKWYDNKGVLGIACKAKGTTKNLFEQWVVRALRNNIAPELSDAIRRVLPTVAPS from the coding sequence ATGACCTTCAAGTTTTCAATACCCACCCCGACCGGGCCGCTCAATTTCGAAGTGGAGACCGGAACATCACTCTTGTTTGTGGGGGCAAATGGAGGTGGCAAGACAAGACTCGCCACTAAAATTGAAGAGTTACTTGGAGAGACTGCCCATCGCATTTCTGCACATAGGGCTCTCGTTCTCAATCCTACAATTCCTAAGATAGCCGAGCAGGACGCCCTTTTAGGGCTCAGATTGGGTTATCACGGCGAAGGAGCGAGCATCATTCATCGACTAGGGCAGCGTTGGAAGGGGAAGGCCGCGACTCTCATATTGAACGACTACGACTACATACTGCAGTCACTTTTTGCCGAACAAGCGAACACCGCTTTGGATACACACAGGAACGCACGCGCGGGCGCTGGAAAGACTGCAACTGCCACAAAATTTGAGAAGCTCATTGAAATTTGGGATCGCATCCTTCCTCATCGAAAGCTCGATATCACAGGAGACGACATACAAACTTTTGTCGCAGATTCCGGTGTAAAATACAGCGCCGCCGAAATGAGCGACGGAGAGCGGGCAATTTTCTATCTTATCGGTCAAACGCTCGTAGCTGCACGCGATAGCCTCATCATCTTCGATGAACCAGAATTGCACATACACCGCTCTATCATGTCGCGACTCTGGGATGAACTTGAAGCGGCACGCCCCGATTGCGCCATGGTTTTTATCTCCCACGACCTAGAATTCGTGGCCTCGCGCGAGGGTCAAAAATACGTCCTACGTGACTATGATCCGGTTAACGGCTGGACTATCGAGGCTGTTCCAGACGATACGGGCTTTAGCGAAGAAATTACGACACTCATCCTCGGTAGCCGCAAACCAGTACTATTTGTTGAAGGCCGAGGCGACAGCCTCGATCAGGCCATTTACCGCGCATGTTATCCCAATTGGACTATAATCCCTCGCGGCGCCTGCGAGGAAGTTATTCATGCCGTGATCACCATGCGCGCGAACTCAAATCTAACGCGCGCAGCCTGTGCAGGTATAGTAGATGCCGACGCCTATGACGCCACGGAGATCGAATTCTTCAGGAAGAAGGGCATAGCTATTCTGCCCGTGTCAGAAATCGAGAACCTCTTTCTTCTACCGAGCGTGGTCGAAGCGATAGCTAAGAGCGAAGGTTATTTGCTCGAAGCTCTTCAAGCCAAGGTTTCTTCCGTCCTAGAAGAGCTCTTCGTACAGGCCGCTATTCCTGAGAATCAGACTCCTATAGTGATGCGGTACTGTCGAAGGCGGATTGATCGTACTCTCAAGAAAATCGACTTTGGTGACGCCGAAGACGTAGCGATGCTTGCCGCAGACTATGTCGCGCAAACTAGCGGAATTGACATTTCGGCTCTTGCGAAGATGGCATCGGAGAGTATTCAAGAATCTATCGCGGAGAAGAACGCTCCGGAACTTCTAAAATGGTATGATAACAAGGGTGTTTTGGGAATTGCCTGCAAAGCAAAGGGCACGACTAAGAATTTGTTCGAGCAATGGGTCGTCCGAGCATTGCGAAACAATATAGCACCTGAACTTTCGGATGCGATCAGAAGAGTTCTCCCGACTGTCGCTCCTAGCTGA